A genomic region of Janthinobacterium lividum contains the following coding sequences:
- a CDS encoding DUF349 domain-containing protein: MFEFLFKRSASKTAVPDPVVAEQAAASAQSASRRAEQVARAHAVAGDEAAALEFILSSEFADARLIAAEHVHALPLLEKVHQAMRNTDRRVAKLMQGRIDLIRHQAAETQRAQASIDTAQRLLNDDKLSPNQVAELDRQWQVIKATPELATAFTGARAALAARLEAQVVLQRAVIDAVAAARALASNGQSAGDLAQALARLDAEHAQHAQSPERASLPKHLENDFSQAREQAQSALQALQQHQAVFDARQAALAEWQAQDAATLDADTLKRAWQALPRLPESPLSDSLQQQFAAVLASAPAPVQAATPEAAAAHADPAPRKPRQEHAPVSKEATEQFFKVLDAMEAALQDGLLHVASEHDKTLRDSKHGRLTPAQADRLAHVRGQFKQLADWARWGGNVSREELVKAGEELPAQELPMAELAKKVGSLRERWKSLDTLSGPAPKSLWERFDAACSLAYAPAAQHFKQLAEERHGNAAKAQELIAETAALAAEESTDWKHVASASQRLRQAWTRLGTIDRKEKKRLDTEFGAALDALSKPLDTQRQIETARREQLIVEVGLLKPSERNTVDMLKALQDKWQELAKALPLERRAEQALWQRFRAACDDIFAKRKETAHAADHERREHLHAREALCAALETAVVPDGDDKSRTAFINHLLRDTRAAWNATGPVPRASEAKIEQRYHAAVAGVQAQADAIAERAGAAQANALRDKLRLVQALEATLAEGDAGADAAAWTERWSALPPLDTQYERSLQQRFAAAQTALGEGADAYVQQLQANEARLLEEVLRLEIVAGVDSGAEFARDRLKMQVEVLQSSLKSGQKPLTQVSQLMQLCAIPAATDARTASRIEILLRRIGGHAK, encoded by the coding sequence ATGTTCGAATTTCTCTTCAAGCGTTCTGCCAGCAAGACTGCCGTCCCCGATCCTGTCGTGGCAGAACAGGCCGCCGCCTCGGCGCAGAGCGCATCGCGCCGCGCCGAACAGGTTGCGCGTGCCCATGCCGTGGCCGGCGACGAAGCCGCCGCCTTAGAATTCATCCTGTCCAGCGAATTTGCCGATGCCCGATTGATCGCGGCCGAACACGTCCATGCCTTGCCCCTGCTGGAAAAAGTCCACCAGGCCATGCGCAACACGGACCGCCGCGTGGCCAAGCTGATGCAGGGTCGCATCGACCTGATCCGCCACCAGGCCGCCGAGACGCAGCGCGCCCAGGCCAGCATCGACACGGCCCAGCGCCTGTTGAACGATGACAAGCTGAGCCCGAACCAGGTCGCCGAGCTGGATCGCCAATGGCAAGTCATCAAGGCCACGCCGGAACTGGCGACCGCCTTCACCGGCGCGCGCGCCGCCCTGGCCGCCCGCCTGGAAGCGCAAGTGGTACTGCAGCGCGCCGTGATCGATGCCGTCGCCGCCGCGCGCGCGCTGGCCAGCAATGGCCAGTCCGCCGGTGACCTGGCGCAGGCGCTGGCCCGCCTGGATGCGGAACATGCGCAGCATGCGCAATCGCCCGAGCGCGCTTCCTTGCCGAAACACCTGGAAAACGATTTCAGCCAGGCGCGCGAACAGGCGCAATCCGCCTTGCAAGCCCTGCAGCAGCACCAGGCCGTGTTCGATGCGCGCCAGGCCGCACTGGCCGAATGGCAGGCGCAGGACGCCGCCACGCTCGATGCAGACACCTTGAAACGCGCGTGGCAAGCCCTGCCGCGCCTGCCCGAGTCGCCCTTGTCCGACAGCCTGCAGCAGCAATTTGCGGCCGTGCTGGCCAGCGCGCCGGCGCCCGTGCAGGCGGCAACGCCAGAGGCCGCAGCGGCCCATGCCGACCCAGCGCCGCGCAAGCCGCGCCAGGAACACGCGCCCGTGTCGAAAGAAGCGACGGAGCAATTCTTTAAAGTACTCGACGCCATGGAAGCAGCCCTGCAGGATGGCTTGTTGCATGTGGCTTCCGAGCATGACAAGACCTTGCGCGATAGCAAGCACGGCCGGCTGACGCCTGCGCAAGCGGACCGCCTGGCCCATGTGCGCGGGCAATTCAAGCAACTGGCCGACTGGGCGCGCTGGGGCGGCAACGTCTCGCGCGAGGAGCTGGTCAAGGCGGGCGAGGAATTGCCGGCGCAAGAACTCCCAATGGCCGAGCTGGCCAAGAAAGTGGGCAGCCTGCGCGAGCGCTGGAAGTCGCTCGACACCCTGTCCGGCCCGGCTCCGAAATCCCTGTGGGAACGTTTTGACGCGGCCTGCAGCCTCGCGTACGCGCCGGCGGCCCAGCATTTCAAGCAATTGGCCGAAGAGCGCCACGGCAATGCGGCCAAAGCCCAGGAACTGATCGCGGAAACGGCGGCCCTGGCTGCCGAAGAGAGTACCGACTGGAAACACGTCGCTTCCGCCTCGCAGCGCCTGCGCCAGGCGTGGACGCGCCTGGGCACCATCGACCGCAAGGAAAAGAAACGCCTGGATACGGAGTTCGGCGCCGCGCTGGACGCCCTGTCGAAGCCGCTGGACACCCAGCGCCAGATCGAGACGGCGCGCCGCGAACAATTGATCGTCGAAGTGGGCTTGCTCAAGCCATCGGAGCGCAATACGGTCGACATGCTGAAAGCCTTGCAGGATAAATGGCAGGAACTGGCGAAGGCCCTGCCGCTGGAACGCCGCGCGGAACAGGCGCTGTGGCAGCGTTTCCGCGCCGCCTGCGACGATATCTTCGCCAAGCGCAAGGAAACGGCCCACGCGGCCGACCACGAGCGCCGCGAACACCTGCATGCGCGCGAAGCGCTGTGCGCCGCGTTGGAAACGGCCGTCGTGCCGGATGGCGACGACAAGTCCCGCACGGCCTTCATCAACCACTTGCTGCGCGACACGCGCGCCGCCTGGAACGCTACCGGTCCCGTGCCGCGCGCCAGCGAAGCGAAGATCGAGCAGCGCTACCACGCGGCCGTGGCTGGCGTGCAAGCGCAAGCGGACGCCATCGCCGAGCGCGCCGGCGCGGCGCAGGCCAACGCCTTGCGCGACAAGCTGCGCCTGGTGCAGGCGCTGGAAGCTACGCTGGCCGAGGGCGATGCCGGCGCCGATGCGGCTGCCTGGACCGAACGCTGGAGCGCCTTGCCGCCGCTCGACACGCAATACGAACGCAGCCTGCAGCAGCGCTTTGCCGCCGCCCAGACCGCGCTGGGCGAGGGCGCTGACGCCTACGTGCAGCAATTGCAGGCCAACGAGGCCCGCTTGCTCGAGGAAGTCTTGCGCCTGGAAATCGTCGCCGGCGTCGACAGCGGCGCCGAATTTGCCCGCGACCGCCTGAAGATGCAGGTGGAAGTGCTGCAATCGTCGCTGAAATCGGGCCAGAAGCCGCTCACGCAAGTGTCGCAGCTGATGCAGCTGTGCGCGATTCCCGCCGCCACCGATGCGCGCACGGCCAGCCGCATCGAAATCCTGCTGCGCCGCATCGGAGGGCA